One genomic window of Mycteria americana isolate JAX WOST 10 ecotype Jacksonville Zoo and Gardens chromosome Z, USCA_MyAme_1.0, whole genome shotgun sequence includes the following:
- the TNFAIP8 gene encoding tumor necrosis factor alpha-induced protein 8 isoform X1, with protein sequence MSSEADEPKEVATDVFNSKSLAIQAQKKILGKMVSKSIATTLIDDTSSDVLDELYRVTKEYTQNKKEAEKIIKNLIKIVLKLAILYRNNQFNQDEIALMEKFKKKVHQLAKTVVSFHQVDYTFDRNFLSKLLNDCRELLHEIIQRHLTAKSHGRVNNVFDHFSDCEFLAALYNPFGPYKLHLQKLCDGVNKMLDEGNI encoded by the coding sequence tggcCACAGATGTCTTCAACTCCAAAAGTCTGGCCATTCAGGCCCAGAAGAAGATCCTTGGAAAAATGGTGTCCAAATCAATAGCAACTACTTTGATCGATGATACAAGTAGTGATGTTTTAGATGAGCTCTACAGAGTGACAAAGGAATATAcgcaaaataaaaaggaagcagagaagatCATCAAAAACCTCATTAAAATAGTCCTCAAATTGGCAATTCTCTACAGGAACAACCAATTTAATCAGGATGAAATAGCGTTGATGGAGAAATTCAAGAAGAAAGTTCATCAGCTAGCGAAGACCGTGGTCAGTTTCCATCAGGTGGATTATACCTTTGACAGGAATTTTTTGTCCAAACTGTTAAACGATTGTAGAGAGCTACTTCATGAAATCATTCAGCGTCACCTAACTGCAAAGTCACATGGACGTGTCAACAATGTGTTTGATCACTTCTCTGATTGTGAATTTTTGGCTGCCTTGTACAATCCCTTTGGACCTTATAAACTGCATTTGCAGAAACTTTGTGATGGTGTCAACAAGATGCTAGATGAGGGGAACATATAA
- the TNFAIP8 gene encoding tumor necrosis factor alpha-induced protein 8 isoform X4 — MVSKSIATTLIDDTSSDVLDELYRVTKEYTQNKKEAEKIIKNLIKIVLKLAILYRNNQFNQDEIALMEKFKKKVHQLAKTVVSFHQVDYTFDRNFLSKLLNDCRELLHEIIQRHLTAKSHGRVNNVFDHFSDCEFLAALYNPFGPYKLHLQKLCDGVNKMLDEGNI, encoded by the coding sequence ATGGTGTCCAAATCAATAGCAACTACTTTGATCGATGATACAAGTAGTGATGTTTTAGATGAGCTCTACAGAGTGACAAAGGAATATAcgcaaaataaaaaggaagcagagaagatCATCAAAAACCTCATTAAAATAGTCCTCAAATTGGCAATTCTCTACAGGAACAACCAATTTAATCAGGATGAAATAGCGTTGATGGAGAAATTCAAGAAGAAAGTTCATCAGCTAGCGAAGACCGTGGTCAGTTTCCATCAGGTGGATTATACCTTTGACAGGAATTTTTTGTCCAAACTGTTAAACGATTGTAGAGAGCTACTTCATGAAATCATTCAGCGTCACCTAACTGCAAAGTCACATGGACGTGTCAACAATGTGTTTGATCACTTCTCTGATTGTGAATTTTTGGCTGCCTTGTACAATCCCTTTGGACCTTATAAACTGCATTTGCAGAAACTTTGTGATGGTGTCAACAAGATGCTAGATGAGGGGAACATATAA
- the TNFAIP8 gene encoding tumor necrosis factor alpha-induced protein 8 isoform X2, with amino-acid sequence MATDVFNSKSLAIQAQKKILGKMVSKSIATTLIDDTSSDVLDELYRVTKEYTQNKKEAEKIIKNLIKIVLKLAILYRNNQFNQDEIALMEKFKKKVHQLAKTVVSFHQVDYTFDRNFLSKLLNDCRELLHEIIQRHLTAKSHGRVNNVFDHFSDCEFLAALYNPFGPYKLHLQKLCDGVNKMLDEGNI; translated from the coding sequence tggcCACAGATGTCTTCAACTCCAAAAGTCTGGCCATTCAGGCCCAGAAGAAGATCCTTGGAAAAATGGTGTCCAAATCAATAGCAACTACTTTGATCGATGATACAAGTAGTGATGTTTTAGATGAGCTCTACAGAGTGACAAAGGAATATAcgcaaaataaaaaggaagcagagaagatCATCAAAAACCTCATTAAAATAGTCCTCAAATTGGCAATTCTCTACAGGAACAACCAATTTAATCAGGATGAAATAGCGTTGATGGAGAAATTCAAGAAGAAAGTTCATCAGCTAGCGAAGACCGTGGTCAGTTTCCATCAGGTGGATTATACCTTTGACAGGAATTTTTTGTCCAAACTGTTAAACGATTGTAGAGAGCTACTTCATGAAATCATTCAGCGTCACCTAACTGCAAAGTCACATGGACGTGTCAACAATGTGTTTGATCACTTCTCTGATTGTGAATTTTTGGCTGCCTTGTACAATCCCTTTGGACCTTATAAACTGCATTTGCAGAAACTTTGTGATGGTGTCAACAAGATGCTAGATGAGGGGAACATATAA